The following proteins are co-located in the Candidatus Methanogranum gryphiswaldense genome:
- the cadA gene encoding cadmium-translocating P-type ATPase yields the protein MSEKIILRTGGMSCASCSAKIERTVGKLNGVLSVNANFSENTVFVEFDPEKISSEYISDAIRKSGYDVLEGDNDTIMEKERKESIALKRDLTISVVFTAILMIMAMGPMLGLNIPFHDNAELYSIIQLILCIPVIFSGRRFYIRGIPSLLRGNPTMDTLIALGTLAAIIYSLYSIITIFQGNDSAMHSLFFDSAAMIITLVSVGKYLESRSKVRTNDAVKGLMDLAPPTAEIERGKDTVTIPIEEVNIGDITVIRPGNRIPIDGKVIEGLSHVDESMLTGESMPVKKTIGDEVYSGTTNSTGVLRAEVTRIGGDTALSKIVRMIKDAQSTKAPVARIADKVASIFVPVVILIAVAAAVLWMLAGKGLEFSLVILISVLVISCPCALGLATPLAITVGTGRAAEYGILFKDAATLERSGNISEIILDKTGTLTEGSPKVERIITDIDEKEFIAYVASAESVSEHPLGKAVISYAKDLSVEIYRPEEFTSVTGKGIICTVKGKNVIVGNDRLLMENKIEFSDNISNDEGMTQIYVAIDGIYVGSISMGDPVRKTSRSAVSHLKKMNINVTMVTGDSDSTAKKIAKETGIENIISKALPEDKINIVKKIQAKGADVAMVGDGINDSPALIQADIGIAIGSGTDIAIDSADVILMNDDMRNIPATFAIGKATIRNIRQNLFFAFCYNVVCIPIAAGLPFLLGLSSFTEMPMIAALAMSCSSISVVLNSLRLKGFKPDCYTD from the coding sequence ATGAGTGAAAAGATCATTTTAAGAACCGGCGGCATGTCCTGTGCCTCCTGTTCTGCAAAAATAGAAAGAACGGTAGGAAAATTGAACGGCGTCCTATCCGTAAATGCAAATTTCTCAGAGAATACAGTGTTCGTTGAATTCGACCCCGAGAAAATATCTTCGGAATACATCTCTGATGCTATACGTAAATCAGGATATGATGTCCTGGAAGGCGATAACGATACCATAATGGAAAAGGAAAGGAAAGAATCCATTGCATTGAAAAGGGATCTGACCATATCTGTGGTTTTTACTGCAATCCTTATGATCATGGCCATGGGGCCTATGCTGGGTCTGAATATTCCATTTCATGATAATGCGGAATTATATTCGATAATACAATTGATATTGTGTATCCCAGTGATTTTTTCTGGAAGAAGATTTTACATCAGAGGCATTCCATCTCTTTTGCGTGGAAATCCCACAATGGACACTCTGATAGCCTTAGGTACTCTGGCAGCGATAATATACAGTCTTTACAGCATCATTACAATATTTCAGGGAAATGACTCCGCAATGCATTCCCTTTTCTTTGATTCTGCAGCCATGATAATAACTCTGGTATCAGTAGGTAAATATCTCGAATCCAGATCGAAGGTCAGAACTAATGATGCCGTCAAAGGGCTGATGGATCTTGCACCTCCGACCGCTGAGATAGAACGGGGTAAGGACACAGTCACAATTCCAATAGAAGAAGTGAATATCGGGGACATAACGGTCATAAGGCCTGGAAATAGAATCCCTATAGATGGAAAAGTCATCGAGGGACTATCGCACGTCGACGAATCAATGCTTACTGGTGAAAGTATGCCCGTCAAGAAGACGATAGGAGATGAGGTCTATAGCGGAACCACGAATTCAACAGGCGTTCTCAGAGCAGAAGTTACCCGCATAGGCGGAGATACTGCGCTCAGCAAGATCGTCCGTATGATCAAAGATGCACAAAGTACAAAAGCGCCTGTTGCGAGGATCGCTGACAAAGTCGCTTCCATTTTTGTTCCGGTTGTAATACTAATTGCTGTTGCAGCCGCCGTATTATGGATGCTTGCAGGCAAAGGACTGGAATTCTCACTGGTCATTCTGATATCTGTACTTGTCATCTCGTGCCCTTGTGCATTAGGTCTAGCTACGCCTTTAGCGATAACAGTGGGTACTGGAAGGGCCGCAGAATATGGAATTCTTTTTAAAGATGCTGCAACACTAGAACGTTCCGGTAATATTTCTGAAATAATATTGGATAAGACAGGAACACTCACAGAAGGAAGTCCTAAGGTTGAAAGAATAATCACAGATATTGATGAAAAAGAATTCATCGCCTATGTTGCATCCGCTGAATCGGTATCAGAGCATCCATTGGGCAAGGCGGTCATATCCTATGCAAAAGATCTATCTGTGGAGATATACCGTCCTGAAGAATTTACATCCGTAACAGGAAAGGGCATAATCTGTACTGTAAAGGGAAAAAATGTGATCGTTGGTAATGACAGACTCCTAATGGAAAATAAAATAGAATTTTCCGATAACATCAGTAATGATGAAGGAATGACCCAGATATATGTTGCAATAGACGGAATATATGTTGGGTCCATTTCTATGGGGGACCCTGTAAGAAAAACGTCTCGCAGCGCAGTATCTCATCTTAAAAAAATGAACATAAATGTAACAATGGTGACGGGTGATTCCGATTCTACCGCAAAAAAGATTGCGAAAGAGACCGGAATTGAGAATATAATATCCAAGGCATTACCTGAAGATAAGATAAATATTGTTAAAAAAATACAAGCTAAAGGTGCAGATGTGGCCATGGTCGGGGATGGTATAAATGATTCTCCCGCACTCATACAGGCTGACATCGGGATCGCTATCGGCTCAGGTACAGATATCGCCATAGATTCAGCAGATGTGATCCTAATGAATGATGATATGAGGAACATACCAGCCACATTTGCTATTGGTAAAGCTACAATAAGAAACATACGGCAGAATCTATTTTTTGCTTTCTGCTATAATGTGGTATGTATACCAATTGCTGCAGGCCTACCGTTCTTATTGGGATTGTCTTCCTTTACCGAAATGCCGATGATCGCCGCACTTGCTATGTCTTGTTCTTCAATATCTGTTGTGTTAAATTCCCTTAGACTAAAAGGATTTAAACCTGATTGTTATACAGATTGA
- a CDS encoding cation transporter: MSKIVLKIEGMMCNSCVEKVKDGLSAVKGVKNVDVNMNKGTATVEHEGASEEDLMMAVLNAGFKAKVKHGLFK; this comes from the coding sequence ATGAGTAAGATCGTTCTCAAGATCGAAGGAATGATGTGCAATTCATGTGTTGAAAAGGTCAAAGATGGTTTGTCCGCCGTAAAAGGTGTTAAAAATGTTGATGTCAACATGAATAAAGGTACCGCGACCGTAGAGCATGAAGGGGCCTCAGAAGAAGATCTGATGATGGCCGTTCTTAATGCTGGATTTAAGGCAAAGGTCAAACACGGACTTTTTAAATGA
- a CDS encoding phosphoserine phosphatase, producing the protein MEKFVEEVQQIDSEEQQQVADKAAEVLTEQDAQVEETVETEVSPENLEEIEQKRSIVNNDAEKHRRLRDELNTQTKEWKAKRDTLNGKVRELVDEAGKCREERDSFNQKVRETKVVRDEWNQKVSALKEQISALRPEKSAEDKGEVSVKQLKKQLQDLEYTQQTKSLGKDKENEIVKQISVIARQIEEKEKTLEQSGEVKEIIQQLRDAKVQAEACHHQVSEFAEAAQTAHDKMLKLYEEADALRKEADAAQAKFIECKQAADEEHRKHIEQIKSVHEMDKDVAGIRNKKNAVKKKRYDNESKKEAKEIFDRFKSGDKLSTEDLMMLQKSGYL; encoded by the coding sequence ATGGAAAAGTTTGTGGAGGAAGTACAGCAGATTGATTCGGAAGAGCAACAACAGGTTGCCGATAAGGCAGCTGAGGTTCTTACAGAACAGGACGCACAGGTCGAGGAAACTGTGGAGACAGAAGTTTCCCCAGAGAACCTGGAGGAAATTGAGCAAAAACGCAGCATCGTGAACAACGACGCTGAGAAACACAGGCGCCTTAGGGACGAGCTCAACACTCAGACCAAAGAATGGAAAGCCAAGAGGGACACCCTCAACGGAAAAGTCCGTGAATTGGTTGATGAGGCAGGAAAATGCAGAGAAGAACGTGACTCTTTCAATCAGAAAGTAAGAGAAACGAAAGTTGTAAGGGATGAGTGGAATCAGAAAGTATCTGCACTCAAGGAACAGATCTCTGCACTTAGACCCGAGAAGTCCGCAGAGGACAAGGGCGAAGTATCTGTAAAACAGCTCAAAAAACAACTCCAAGACCTGGAATATACCCAGCAGACAAAATCACTTGGAAAGGACAAAGAGAACGAGATCGTTAAACAGATCTCTGTTATTGCACGTCAGATCGAGGAAAAAGAAAAGACCCTCGAGCAGAGCGGAGAAGTCAAAGAGATCATTCAGCAACTTAGGGATGCCAAAGTACAGGCGGAAGCTTGTCACCACCAGGTATCTGAGTTCGCAGAGGCTGCACAGACAGCCCACGACAAGATGTTGAAACTCTACGAAGAAGCAGATGCACTTAGAAAAGAAGCAGATGCCGCTCAGGCGAAATTCATAGAATGCAAACAGGCTGCAGACGAGGAGCACAGGAAACACATCGAACAGATCAAATCTGTTCATGAAATGGACAAAGATGTCGCAGGCATTAGAAACAAGAAAAATGCCGTTAAGAAGAAGAGATACGACAACGAGTCCAAGAAAGAGGCAAAGGAGATCTTTGACCGCTTCAAATCCGGAGACAAGTTGTCTACCGAAGACCTCATGATGCTCCAGAAATCTGGATACTTGTGA
- the purB gene encoding adenylosuccinate lyase, with translation MNDNICPLDYRYGRKEMKSIFTEKARIQYQMNVEAALARAHASIGTISKEDADEIGRVSSLDVVNVERIKEIEKETNHDLMAMVKAMTEQCRGDAGKYVHLGATSNDIVDTATAQQIKAALKIIMDDVDELLYTFAKVAKRERDTLEIGRTHAQYAIPITFGFKVSGYIAEMLRHRERLIEIMPRACAGKMAGAVGTGAALGKNFQKIQISVMRDLELTYEPAATQVVGRDRYTELICLMANIATSLERYGTEVRNLQRSEIKEVEEAFDAAKQVGSSTMAQKRNPINSENICGLARVLRGFLIPTFENQVLWHERDLSNSSAERFTIPHSFILLDQILYKTNWVWNGLEIHRDRMLKNIEASQGLVMAEPIMMKLTEKGIGRQDAHEMVREASMVAVDKDLHLREALMQREDIRKYLTEKEIIDLMNAANYVGASKEITDKMVSAVEDALGKKV, from the coding sequence ATGAATGACAATATCTGTCCCCTCGATTACAGGTACGGCCGTAAGGAGATGAAGTCCATCTTCACAGAGAAGGCACGCATCCAGTACCAAATGAATGTAGAGGCCGCATTGGCCAGAGCCCATGCTTCCATTGGAACGATCTCCAAAGAAGATGCTGATGAGATAGGACGTGTCTCAAGTCTGGATGTTGTCAATGTTGAAAGGATCAAAGAGATCGAGAAGGAGACCAATCACGACCTCATGGCCATGGTCAAGGCAATGACCGAGCAGTGCAGAGGAGATGCAGGTAAATATGTGCATCTCGGAGCAACATCTAACGATATTGTTGATACTGCCACTGCACAGCAGATAAAAGCTGCGTTGAAGATAATAATGGATGACGTTGATGAGCTGCTGTACACTTTCGCTAAGGTCGCTAAAAGGGAAAGGGATACCCTTGAGATTGGAAGAACACACGCACAATACGCAATTCCCATAACGTTTGGATTCAAGGTTTCAGGTTACATTGCAGAAATGCTTAGGCACAGAGAAAGATTGATCGAAATCATGCCGAGAGCCTGTGCTGGTAAAATGGCAGGTGCTGTCGGTACAGGGGCAGCATTGGGTAAGAATTTCCAAAAAATACAGATCTCCGTCATGAGAGACCTCGAATTGACATATGAGCCTGCTGCCACACAAGTAGTTGGACGTGACAGGTACACAGAATTGATATGCCTGATGGCAAATATTGCCACGTCCCTCGAAAGATATGGAACAGAGGTAAGGAACCTTCAAAGATCCGAAATCAAAGAGGTCGAAGAAGCATTTGATGCTGCCAAACAAGTCGGAAGTTCAACGATGGCCCAAAAAAGGAACCCCATCAACTCAGAGAATATATGTGGTCTTGCAAGGGTCTTAAGGGGATTCCTAATACCCACATTCGAGAATCAGGTCCTCTGGCACGAGAGAGATCTGTCCAATTCATCTGCTGAAAGATTCACGATACCTCATTCATTCATATTGTTGGATCAAATCCTATACAAGACGAACTGGGTTTGGAACGGACTCGAGATCCACAGAGACAGAATGCTGAAGAACATCGAGGCTTCGCAAGGACTTGTAATGGCTGAACCAATAATGATGAAACTTACGGAGAAAGGCATCGGAAGACAAGATGCACACGAAATGGTCCGCGAGGCATCCATGGTGGCCGTAGATAAGGACCTCCATCTGAGAGAGGCTCTCATGCAGAGAGAAGATATCAGAAAATATCTAACGGAGAAGGAGATTATCGATCTTATGAACGCTGCGAACTATGTTGGCGCATCAAAGGAGATCACAGACAAGATGGTATCCGCAGTTGAGGATGCACTCGGGAAGAAGGTGTGA
- a CDS encoding pyridoxamine 5'-phosphate oxidase family protein, with amino-acid sequence MKMTTEVKEVLSKTKPFALATASKSGIPNVAPVGMLIVKDDETIWIVDNYMNKTLANVKENPFASFYVWNPEFPNGYQIKCKVAVENSGKDYEEAVAFAHAKKETYPAKNLLKLKVTDIFYVTPGPNAGKKI; translated from the coding sequence ATGAAGATGACAACAGAAGTCAAAGAAGTATTGTCGAAGACCAAGCCCTTCGCCCTTGCAACTGCATCTAAATCAGGAATACCAAACGTCGCCCCGGTAGGGATGCTTATCGTAAAAGATGACGAAACAATTTGGATCGTAGATAACTACATGAACAAGACCCTTGCGAATGTTAAAGAGAACCCTTTCGCCTCATTTTATGTATGGAATCCTGAATTCCCTAATGGCTATCAGATCAAATGTAAAGTGGCTGTTGAGAATTCTGGAAAGGACTATGAGGAAGCCGTTGCATTCGCACATGCAAAAAAGGAGACATATCCCGCAAAGAATCTTTTAAAGCTGAAGGTCACAGATATTTTCTATGTGACGCCTGGGCCCAATGCAGGAAAAAAGATCTGA
- a CDS encoding manganese efflux pump MntP family protein, with protein sequence MDLLTIFLIAIGVSMDAFAVALCKGLAVKKVTLRDALIVGIWFGGFQALMPLIGYLLGTQFQESISSIDHWIAFILLSLIGANMIREALADDEDGINSSLGFKIMLPLALATSIDALAIGISFAFLNIDIVPAIIIIGITTAFIAAIGMFIGGSFGAKYRSKAELIGGAILIILGFEILLEHLGII encoded by the coding sequence ATGGACCTACTGACCATATTCCTGATAGCCATCGGCGTTTCAATGGATGCCTTCGCAGTAGCTTTGTGCAAGGGACTTGCTGTAAAGAAAGTAACCCTTAGAGACGCATTGATCGTAGGTATCTGGTTTGGTGGGTTTCAAGCATTGATGCCGCTTATTGGATATCTTCTTGGAACACAATTCCAAGAAAGCATCAGTTCTATCGACCATTGGATCGCGTTCATTCTTTTGAGTTTGATCGGTGCGAATATGATCAGAGAGGCTTTGGCCGATGATGAGGATGGCATCAATAGTTCTCTTGGTTTCAAAATAATGTTGCCCTTAGCTTTGGCTACAAGTATTGATGCACTCGCCATAGGCATATCGTTCGCATTTTTGAACATAGATATTGTACCAGCAATAATCATCATAGGAATAACTACAGCCTTTATAGCTGCGATCGGCATGTTCATTGGCGGTTCGTTCGGAGCCAAATATAGATCGAAAGCAGAACTCATCGGCGGAGCAATACTCATAATATTGGGATTCGAAATATTACTGGAACACCTAGGTATCATTTGA
- a CDS encoding sirohydrochlorin cobaltochelatase: MIVKDKAILVVSFGTSYNENRKKTIGSIESSITKKYPDWEIRRAFTSKMIIEKLAKRDNEKIDYITNAMERLISDKVKTVIIQPTHIMNGMEYDDIVRAVSGYVRAFDTVLIGKPLLTTERDYDNTVKAIESTHIKEAKNIAGDRAAIILMGHGTEHYANATYSQLHLKLQIAGHTNIYVTTVEGFPTFDDTILLIEGKGYRNVVLFPFMLVAGDHANNDMAGDDENSLKSLLEKKGYDVHCVVKGLGEYKEFIDLFMVHIDDMVEKSTKASTMCKLNI, encoded by the coding sequence ATGATAGTGAAAGACAAGGCCATACTCGTTGTCAGTTTCGGAACCAGTTATAATGAAAATCGTAAAAAAACAATTGGATCGATCGAATCATCAATTACTAAAAAATATCCAGATTGGGAAATTAGACGTGCGTTCACAAGCAAGATGATCATCGAGAAGCTTGCAAAACGTGACAATGAGAAAATCGATTACATAACCAATGCCATGGAAAGACTTATTTCAGATAAAGTCAAAACTGTGATCATTCAGCCTACACACATAATGAACGGTATGGAATATGACGACATAGTTAGGGCAGTATCTGGATATGTGAGGGCTTTTGATACGGTTTTGATAGGTAAACCACTGCTTACTACAGAAAGAGATTATGATAATACTGTCAAAGCAATAGAATCCACACACATAAAAGAAGCAAAGAATATTGCTGGTGACAGAGCAGCGATAATCTTGATGGGGCATGGTACAGAACATTATGCAAACGCCACTTACAGTCAGTTACATCTCAAACTTCAGATAGCAGGTCATACGAACATATATGTGACCACTGTTGAGGGATTTCCAACATTTGATGATACGATATTGCTGATAGAAGGAAAAGGTTACAGGAATGTTGTTCTCTTTCCGTTCATGTTGGTTGCTGGTGATCACGCCAATAATGACATGGCTGGTGATGATGAAAATTCACTTAAATCCCTACTTGAGAAAAAAGGATATGATGTCCACTGCGTAGTAAAAGGTCTGGGGGAATATAAGGAATTCATAGATCTGTTCATGGTTCATATTGATGACATGGTAGAAAAATCCACCAAAGCTTCAACAATGTGTAAATTAAACATTTAA
- a CDS encoding pyridoxamine 5'-phosphate oxidase family protein yields MEHKVNEHVLTEVQSRSVLKKEEIGIFATTNEDGTPYAIPMHYIFFNDRVYMWTRPHGQKVTNITRDPRCSFAVLNLASYDSVNKVEFESVVVKGKARMILDDNDKVKILADISEKYGKNKDITLEKVKMTGVIEIIPDTITGKYRSGL; encoded by the coding sequence ATGGAACACAAGGTCAATGAACATGTATTAACGGAAGTACAATCAAGATCGGTGCTAAAAAAGGAAGAGATAGGGATATTTGCCACGACAAATGAAGATGGCACACCATACGCTATTCCTATGCATTACATTTTTTTCAATGACAGAGTGTATATGTGGACTCGTCCGCACGGCCAAAAGGTCACGAATATAACTCGTGATCCTAGATGTAGCTTTGCTGTGCTAAATCTAGCGAGCTACGATTCAGTAAACAAGGTCGAATTTGAGAGTGTGGTAGTGAAAGGAAAAGCAAGAATGATACTTGATGACAATGATAAGGTCAAGATATTAGCAGACATATCTGAAAAATATGGAAAGAATAAGGATATAACCTTGGAAAAAGTAAAAATGACCGGAGTAATAGAGATAATTCCTGACACAATAACAGGAAAGTATCGCAGCGGCCTCTGA
- a CDS encoding YbaN family protein, which yields MKIRQAILIILGIFATAIGAIGIFIPILPTTPFIIAAALCFSGSSERMYKWLSQSSYFGEFITNYQNGTGVSKKTKVTSIIFLWLLLPISMYFMRNNMLILVILMIVGICVTAHIILLRGRDEKIPPCNRESSQ from the coding sequence ATGAAGATTCGACAGGCAATACTCATTATTCTAGGAATCTTTGCCACAGCTATAGGTGCTATCGGCATATTCATACCCATATTGCCAACTACGCCGTTCATAATCGCCGCAGCACTTTGTTTCAGTGGAAGTAGTGAACGCATGTACAAATGGTTGTCACAATCCAGTTATTTTGGAGAATTCATAACGAATTATCAGAACGGTACGGGGGTATCCAAAAAAACAAAGGTGACAAGTATCATATTCCTCTGGTTACTTTTACCAATATCTATGTATTTTATGCGCAACAATATGTTGATCCTCGTAATCCTTATGATCGTCGGAATTTGTGTAACAGCGCACATCATATTATTACGGGGCAGAGATGAGAAGATACCGCCGTGTAATAGAGAATCTTCACAATAA
- a CDS encoding pyridoxamine 5'-phosphate oxidase family protein encodes MEPRMKKYPLTVEQCESVLIKSETGVMATLNDNGAPYAVPVNYVYLNGKIYVHGRAKGQKISNLILDPRCSFTVFDAQGYNYEGETACDTETDFESVVIQGRAFMVNDEKRKFEILRAISDKYGRKGIEIPLERISFTGVIEIIPEAITGKYHKGP; translated from the coding sequence ATGGAACCCAGGATGAAAAAATATCCATTGACCGTTGAACAATGCGAATCTGTTCTGATCAAGTCAGAAACAGGTGTCATGGCAACATTGAACGATAACGGTGCTCCATACGCAGTTCCCGTTAACTATGTTTACCTGAATGGAAAGATATATGTTCACGGCCGCGCAAAAGGACAGAAAATATCGAATTTGATCCTTGATCCTAGATGTAGTTTCACCGTGTTTGATGCTCAAGGTTATAACTATGAGGGAGAGACCGCATGTGATACAGAGACTGATTTTGAAAGTGTTGTGATCCAAGGTAGAGCTTTTATGGTAAATGATGAAAAAAGAAAATTTGAGATCTTAAGGGCCATATCTGATAAATATGGAAGAAAAGGTATTGAGATTCCTTTAGAAAGAATATCATTCACCGGCGTAATAGAGATAATACCTGAAGCAATCACTGGAAAATATCATAAAGGACCCTGA
- a CDS encoding SPFH/Band 7/PHB domain protein, with protein sequence MEQNLLLVIAILAIFVVLVSAFSGVKIVQPYEQAIYMRLGKYVRVLNQGLNIVCPLINKVVKLDLRTEVMDVPKQEVITKDNSPVYVDAIIYIKVTDPKNAFFEVTDYRLATVNLAQTTLRSVIGEMELDEILSNREKINIQLRDILDESTDKWGVRIETVEIKEVDPAAKVKSSMEDQTSAERKRRAAILEADGLKRAAILEAEGKKKSRILEAEGLRQSMILEAEGKRLATILEGQGEAQKLRILSVGAAAMDSKALSVLSLDTLQKIGQGESSKIFFPMELTRLVDGISDYLGSAQRIPDRAVSDTESIRRDVGDPDDILGPIPKQEDIRRETEEIKKNVENEISESNSIAESVKTSRSRS encoded by the coding sequence ATGGAACAAAACCTGCTATTGGTAATAGCGATACTGGCCATATTTGTTGTATTGGTCTCCGCATTCAGCGGTGTGAAGATAGTACAGCCTTATGAACAGGCAATATACATGAGACTCGGTAAGTACGTCCGTGTCCTCAATCAAGGTCTGAACATCGTATGTCCGCTTATAAACAAGGTTGTAAAATTGGATCTTCGTACAGAGGTCATGGATGTGCCGAAGCAGGAGGTCATTACAAAAGATAATTCTCCTGTTTATGTCGATGCCATAATCTACATCAAGGTAACAGATCCGAAGAACGCGTTCTTCGAGGTTACGGACTATCGTCTTGCCACGGTGAATCTTGCACAGACAACATTACGTTCGGTGATCGGAGAGATGGAACTCGACGAGATACTTTCCAACAGGGAGAAGATCAACATTCAGCTGAGGGACATACTGGATGAAAGCACCGACAAATGGGGTGTAAGGATAGAGACCGTTGAGATCAAAGAGGTGGATCCTGCAGCAAAGGTCAAATCATCCATGGAGGACCAGACTTCAGCGGAAAGGAAGAGACGTGCCGCAATCCTCGAGGCAGACGGTCTCAAGAGGGCAGCAATCCTCGAGGCAGAAGGTAAGAAGAAATCAAGGATACTCGAGGCAGAAGGTCTTAGACAGTCCATGATACTCGAGGCAGAAGGTAAAAGGCTCGCCACGATATTGGAAGGACAGGGTGAGGCACAAAAGTTGCGTATACTGTCTGTCGGAGCAGCAGCCATGGATTCTAAAGCATTGTCAGTATTGTCATTGGATACCCTTCAAAAGATAGGTCAGGGAGAATCGTCAAAGATATTCTTCCCAATGGAGCTCACCAGATTGGTGGATGGAATATCTGATTACTTGGGCTCTGCACAGAGGATACCCGATAGAGCGGTATCCGATACAGAGAGTATCAGACGCGATGTCGGAGACCCCGATGATATATTGGGGCCGATCCCCAAACAAGAGGACATAAGACGCGAAACTGAAGAGATAAAGAAGAACGTCGAGAACGAGATATCGGAATCCAACAGTATTGCCGAATCAGTCAAGACATCAAGGTCAAGATCTTGA
- a CDS encoding NfeD family protein yields MIIGMILIIVEAFSPGVYMIIPGTVLLILGILGWAFPDFLFTWKSPVVALVIAVPVTVLTVWGYRYLGRPEPPSTTVMDSLLGRNGKVTVAIVPGSMKGKVKIGSDTWSAEADEEIDIGQEVTVDSSSGVHVHVKKK; encoded by the coding sequence ATCATCATCGGAATGATATTGATCATAGTGGAAGCCTTCAGTCCGGGCGTGTACATGATAATTCCCGGCACCGTTCTTTTGATACTGGGGATACTAGGTTGGGCTTTTCCAGATTTCCTTTTCACTTGGAAATCGCCAGTAGTGGCGCTCGTAATTGCTGTACCCGTGACTGTCCTCACAGTATGGGGTTACAGATACTTGGGAAGACCAGAACCCCCTTCCACGACCGTCATGGATTCTTTGTTGGGAAGGAATGGAAAGGTGACCGTTGCAATAGTTCCTGGTAGCATGAAGGGCAAGGTCAAGATAGGCTCCGATACATGGAGCGCTGAAGCAGATGAGGAAATTGACATCGGACAAGAAGTAACAGTCGATTCCAGTTCTGGTGTCCATGTGCATGTGAAGAAAAAATAA